One stretch of Sphingomonas rosea DNA includes these proteins:
- a CDS encoding DedA family protein produces the protein MGDWVVRMIEQSGYLGVAFLMFLETIFPPIPSEVIMSVSGVAAAKGQMSLGWAIASGTAGAMLGNIVWYLAARALGIIRLKPFIDRYGRWLTMDWAEVQRAERWFRANGTFFVFLGRMLPTVRSLVSVPAGLLKMRFKTFFIASTIGTAGWTAALAYAGFMLRERFNEVDDWIGPISNAILATMVLGYLWRVIRFRPAN, from the coding sequence GTGGGTGACTGGGTCGTCCGGATGATCGAGCAGTCGGGCTATCTCGGCGTCGCCTTTCTCATGTTCCTCGAGACGATCTTCCCGCCGATCCCGTCGGAAGTGATCATGTCCGTCTCGGGCGTCGCCGCGGCCAAGGGGCAGATGAGCCTCGGCTGGGCGATCGCCTCGGGCACCGCCGGCGCGATGCTCGGGAACATCGTGTGGTATCTTGCCGCCCGCGCACTCGGGATCATCCGGTTGAAGCCCTTCATCGACCGCTACGGTCGCTGGCTGACCATGGACTGGGCCGAAGTGCAGCGCGCCGAGCGCTGGTTCCGTGCGAACGGCACCTTCTTCGTCTTCCTCGGCCGGATGCTGCCGACGGTGCGGAGCCTTGTCTCGGTCCCGGCCGGGCTCCTCAAGATGCGCTTCAAGACCTTCTTCATCGCCTCGACCATCGGCACCGCCGGCTGGACCGCCGCGCTCGCCTATGCCGGCTTCATGCTGCGCGAGCGCTTCAACGAGGTCGACGACTGGATCGGGCCGATCAGCAACGCGATCCTGGCGACGATGGTGCTCGGCTATCTGTGGCGCGTGATCCGGTTTCGCCCGGCAAACTGA
- a CDS encoding tyrosine recombinase XerC — protein sequence MDAQPLTDARALAARFDHHLRLERRSSPHTARAYVATAHRLLEFLGVHRGEVATPAALLTLPAVDLRAFLAQRRGEGLGPSAAAREMSAVRAFLKFAAEQQGAPPALPRVQAPKRPRTLPRPASPEDAVALAEETGALAHQPWIAARDTALLLLLYGSGLRISEALALAASAHPLGSTVRVTGKRGKTRVVPVLPMVATAVADYVAQCPWPLDKQEPLFRGARGGPLSADVVRRAVAAARRTLGLDDKLTPHALRHSFATHLLAGGADLRTLQELLGHASLSSTQIYTAVDAAHLLDVYRHAHPRA from the coding sequence GTGGACGCTCAACCCCTGACCGACGCGCGGGCGCTCGCCGCCCGCTTCGACCATCACCTGCGTCTCGAGCGGCGGAGCAGCCCGCATACGGCGCGCGCCTATGTCGCGACCGCGCACCGGTTGCTCGAATTCCTCGGCGTGCATCGCGGCGAGGTCGCCACCCCGGCCGCGCTGCTGACGCTTCCGGCGGTGGACCTGCGCGCCTTCCTCGCCCAGCGGCGCGGCGAGGGGCTGGGCCCGTCGGCCGCCGCGCGCGAAATGTCGGCGGTGCGCGCGTTCCTGAAGTTCGCCGCCGAGCAGCAGGGGGCGCCCCCGGCGCTGCCGCGCGTGCAGGCGCCGAAGCGCCCGCGTACCCTGCCACGCCCCGCCTCGCCCGAAGACGCGGTCGCGCTGGCCGAGGAGACGGGCGCGCTGGCGCACCAGCCGTGGATCGCGGCGCGCGACACGGCGCTCCTCCTGCTGCTCTACGGGTCGGGCCTGCGGATCAGCGAGGCGCTGGCGCTTGCCGCGAGCGCGCATCCGCTCGGGAGCACGGTCCGGGTGACCGGCAAGCGGGGTAAGACGCGGGTGGTGCCGGTGCTGCCGATGGTGGCGACGGCGGTGGCCGATTATGTCGCGCAATGTCCCTGGCCGCTGGACAAGCAGGAGCCCTTGTTCCGCGGCGCCCGGGGCGGGCCGCTCAGCGCCGACGTGGTCCGGCGGGCGGTGGCGGCGGCGCGGCGGACGCTCGGGCTCGACGACAAGCTGACGCCGCATGCGCTTCGCCACAGTTTCGCGACGCATCTCTTGGCGGGCGGAGCGGACTTGCGGACGCTGCAGGAACTGCTCGGCCATGCGAGCCTGTCCTCGACCCAGATCTACACCGCGGTCGATGCGGCGCACCTGCTCGACGTCTATCGGCATGCGCATCCGCGGGCGTGA
- a CDS encoding DUF484 family protein has translation MGQILSFEDHALARLRARAEAAEEAREDLLAFARGQSGAVAAIHRAVLAAMEATDFDHLLHIVVQEWPLILGLDAVALGLIVGERGFRIDSSGVQHCEAALLRQWIAGEEPVELRTVERGHALFGPASDLIGAEALIRMPDAIPEAVLMLGQRGSEPLDGRHGSELLLFLGATLGAILRRWTLNP, from the coding sequence ATGGGACAGATCCTCTCCTTCGAGGACCATGCGCTGGCACGTTTGCGGGCGCGGGCCGAGGCCGCCGAGGAGGCGCGTGAAGACTTGCTCGCCTTCGCCCGCGGCCAGTCGGGGGCGGTCGCGGCGATCCACCGCGCGGTGCTCGCCGCGATGGAAGCGACCGACTTCGACCACCTCCTCCACATCGTTGTGCAGGAATGGCCGCTGATCCTCGGCCTCGACGCGGTCGCGCTGGGGCTGATCGTCGGGGAGCGCGGCTTCCGGATCGACAGTTCGGGCGTCCAGCATTGTGAGGCGGCGCTGCTCCGGCAGTGGATCGCGGGCGAGGAGCCGGTGGAATTGCGGACGGTCGAGCGGGGCCATGCGCTGTTCGGGCCGGCGTCGGACCTGATCGGGGCCGAGGCGCTGATCCGGATGCCCGACGCCATTCCCGAGGCGGTGCTGATGCTCGGCCAGCGCGGGAGCGAGCCGCTCGACGGGCGTCACGGCTCGGAACTGCTGCTGTTCCTCGGCGCGACGCTTGGCGCTATCCTGCGCCGGTGGACGCTCAACCCCTGA
- the fsa gene encoding fructose-6-phosphate aldolase — MKFFADTADIADIRELMDTGLLDGVTTNPSLVKKSGGDFIETVTEIAKICPGPVSAEVVALDHAEMMREAEVLRKIADNITIKVPLTLDGLKTCKALTSDGTMVNVTLCFSANQALLAAKAGASFVSPFVGRHDDVGYPGMELIADIRMIYDNYDFGTEILVASVRNPIHVHESAKLGADVMTAPPSVIKQLFNHPLTDKGIAAFLKDWEATGQKIG; from the coding sequence ATGAAGTTCTTCGCCGACACCGCCGACATCGCCGACATCCGCGAGCTGATGGACACGGGCCTCCTCGACGGGGTGACCACCAATCCGAGCCTGGTGAAGAAGTCGGGCGGCGATTTCATCGAGACCGTGACCGAAATCGCGAAGATCTGCCCGGGTCCGGTCTCGGCCGAGGTGGTCGCGCTCGACCATGCCGAGATGATGCGCGAGGCCGAGGTCCTGCGGAAGATCGCCGACAACATCACGATCAAGGTGCCGCTGACGCTCGACGGCCTCAAGACCTGCAAGGCGCTGACCAGCGACGGCACGATGGTCAACGTGACCCTGTGCTTCTCGGCCAACCAGGCGCTGCTCGCGGCCAAGGCGGGGGCGAGCTTCGTGTCGCCGTTCGTCGGCCGCCACGACGACGTCGGCTATCCGGGGATGGAACTGATCGCCGACATCCGGATGATCTACGACAATTACGACTTCGGCACCGAGATCCTGGTGGCGAGCGTCCGCAACCCGATCCACGTCCACGAGAGCGCCAAGCTCGGCGCCGACGTGATGACCGCGCCGCCGTCGGTCATCAAGCAGCTGTTCAACCACCCGCTGACCGACAAGGGCATCGCCGCCTTCCTCAAGGACTGGGAAGCGACCGGCCAGAAGATCGGCTGA
- a CDS encoding enoyl-CoA hydratase-related protein — protein MTTHVLVERRGAQLRILLNRPERRNAITVAMYAAMADAVASAQDDESIRVITLEGAGVDFTGGNDLADFMAEMPQDGQTDIPVWRLLKALATNRVPLVAAVHGNAIGIGTTMLFHCDLVVAADGTRFKMPFTELGLVPEAASSLILPRMAGRQLAAKYLLLGEAFGVEEAERFGLVTHRASAETLDETLAAVVQTLLARPPQALRLTQRLLRGTAHDEVLERMDWENGHFSERLTSDEVRQQIMAFFAARGR, from the coding sequence ATGACAACCCACGTTCTCGTCGAGCGCCGCGGCGCGCAGCTCCGGATCCTCCTCAACCGGCCCGAGCGGCGCAACGCGATCACCGTCGCCATGTATGCCGCCATGGCCGATGCGGTCGCCTCGGCGCAGGACGACGAGAGCATTCGCGTCATCACGCTTGAGGGCGCGGGCGTCGATTTCACCGGCGGCAACGACCTCGCCGACTTCATGGCCGAGATGCCGCAGGACGGGCAGACCGACATCCCGGTCTGGCGGCTCCTGAAGGCGCTAGCGACCAACCGGGTCCCGCTGGTCGCGGCGGTCCACGGCAATGCCATCGGCATCGGCACCACCATGCTGTTCCACTGCGACCTCGTCGTCGCCGCTGACGGCACCCGTTTCAAGATGCCCTTCACCGAGCTCGGCCTCGTCCCCGAGGCGGCGAGTTCGCTGATCCTCCCGCGCATGGCGGGCCGCCAGCTCGCGGCCAAATATCTGCTGCTGGGCGAGGCGTTCGGGGTCGAGGAAGCGGAGCGCTTCGGCCTCGTCACCCACCGCGCCTCGGCCGAGACCCTCGACGAGACGCTCGCCGCCGTCGTCCAGACCCTCCTCGCCCGCCCCCCGCAGGCGCTTCGCCTCACCCAGCGGCTGCTGCGCGGTACCGCGCACGACGAGGTGCTCGAGCGGATGGACTGGGAGAACGGCCATTTCTCCGAGCGCCTGACCTCCGACGAGGTCCGCCAACAGATCATGGCCTTCTTCGCGGCGCGGGGCCGCTAG
- a CDS encoding TadE family protein, which yields MNLLRKLRRDEGAATVIEFAVALPTLVVMLFMIYQMGLLFRANSGIQHALGQGARQATLWPTPSTTTIKQKMQDSVYGIGPGTFTISEPDVKYDDTAKATYWDLTVTYTQATSLIVYPGPNVTITKSKRVWVAS from the coding sequence ATGAACCTGCTTCGCAAGCTCCGGCGCGACGAGGGCGCGGCGACCGTGATCGAATTCGCGGTGGCGCTGCCGACGCTCGTCGTGATGCTGTTCATGATCTATCAGATGGGGCTGCTGTTCCGGGCCAATTCGGGTATCCAGCACGCGCTGGGCCAAGGGGCCCGGCAGGCGACGTTGTGGCCGACCCCGAGCACGACCACGATCAAGCAGAAGATGCAGGACAGCGTCTACGGCATCGGTCCGGGGACGTTCACGATCAGCGAGCCCGACGTCAAATATGACGACACGGCCAAGGCGACCTATTGGGACCTCACCGTGACCTATACGCAGGCCACCAGCCTGATCGTCTATCCGGGCCCCAACGTCACGATCACCAAGTCCAAGCGGGTCTGGGTCGCGAGCTGA
- a CDS encoding TadE/TadG family type IV pilus assembly protein translates to MIGRLRHFLRDEGGAAVVELALCTTMFSVMIAGVADMSSAYSRKLALEQAVQRALEKQMQTTADDLPEATIKSEAVLQAGGGLTEDQVTVTRTRYCNGVAQSTYAGGCGTQTRTRYLNVKVYDDYSPILPAIKFGPVTSDGKYRVGAEAGVRIE, encoded by the coding sequence ATGATCGGGCGCCTTCGCCACTTCCTCCGCGACGAGGGCGGTGCGGCGGTCGTCGAGCTGGCGCTGTGCACCACCATGTTCTCGGTGATGATCGCCGGCGTCGCGGACATGAGCAGTGCCTACAGCCGCAAGCTCGCGCTCGAGCAGGCGGTGCAGCGCGCGCTCGAGAAGCAGATGCAGACGACCGCGGACGACCTGCCCGAGGCGACGATCAAGTCCGAGGCGGTGCTCCAGGCCGGTGGCGGGCTGACCGAGGACCAGGTGACGGTGACGCGCACCCGCTATTGCAACGGGGTCGCGCAGAGCACCTACGCCGGCGGCTGCGGCACCCAGACCCGCACGCGCTACCTCAACGTCAAGGTCTACGACGACTATTCGCCGATCCTGCCGGCGATCAAGTTCGGCCCGGTGACGAGTGACGGCAAGTATCGCGTCGGCGCCGAAGCGGGAGTGCGGATCGAATGA
- a CDS encoding pilus assembly protein TadG-related protein, with protein sequence MLRLLKKLRRNERGNVLIVVAAAIPLLVGSAGLAVDTIQWALWKRQLQRAADSAAMAGVYTRIAANGDASGVSAAVTQDLALNQKTGITLKNAAEIDTSMADTSTMTNQVKVTLAIQKPLTFSSVYMTFTPTITATSTAAGVITSGGEFCVIGLDRRTSITGINIQGSTTLDMGKCSLIANSANPTAAATNTGVGSTVIAKRLAAAGGIAKSAKWTVEGYDPYSPPIADPYASAPMPSSSSQCTRTISIPKQQNQYPLDRSTIDKKGDIVCVTGGMDIGGKLTLGSATYVLTDGGDLNMNSSGTELNCTSCSFLLTNFSDPTASGNIKLTGGKINVTAPSADGETYKGIAFYQDRRATDGSNANFQNRVTGNDGSMVTGAIYTPNRFLLYNGASSVTSGPACVQIIGKRVEFSGNSKIKLSSECTGSGLNPIGSNAVKVRLVA encoded by the coding sequence ATGCTGCGATTGCTGAAAAAGCTCCGGCGCAACGAGCGCGGCAACGTGCTGATCGTGGTTGCCGCGGCCATTCCCCTGCTGGTGGGCTCGGCCGGCCTGGCCGTGGACACCATCCAGTGGGCGCTGTGGAAGCGCCAGCTGCAGCGCGCCGCGGACTCGGCCGCAATGGCGGGCGTCTACACGCGCATCGCCGCCAATGGCGACGCGAGCGGCGTCAGTGCCGCCGTGACGCAGGACCTCGCGCTCAACCAGAAGACCGGCATCACGCTCAAGAACGCGGCCGAGATCGATACCAGCATGGCGGACACGTCGACCATGACCAACCAGGTTAAGGTAACCCTGGCGATCCAGAAGCCGCTGACCTTTAGCTCGGTCTACATGACCTTCACGCCGACGATCACCGCCACCTCGACGGCCGCGGGCGTGATCACCTCGGGCGGCGAATTCTGCGTCATCGGCCTCGACCGGCGGACGAGCATCACCGGCATCAACATCCAGGGCTCGACCACGCTCGACATGGGCAAGTGCTCGCTGATCGCCAATTCGGCCAACCCGACCGCGGCCGCGACCAACACCGGTGTCGGCTCGACCGTCATCGCCAAGCGGCTTGCCGCGGCGGGCGGCATCGCCAAGTCGGCCAAGTGGACCGTCGAGGGCTACGATCCCTACAGCCCGCCGATCGCGGATCCGTATGCGTCGGCGCCGATGCCATCGAGCTCGAGCCAGTGCACCAGGACCATCTCGATCCCGAAGCAGCAGAACCAGTATCCGCTCGACCGATCGACCATCGACAAAAAGGGCGACATCGTCTGCGTCACCGGCGGGATGGACATCGGCGGAAAACTGACCCTCGGTTCGGCAACCTACGTGCTGACCGACGGCGGCGACCTGAACATGAATTCCTCGGGGACCGAATTGAACTGCACGAGCTGCAGCTTCCTCCTGACGAATTTCAGCGACCCGACCGCTTCCGGCAACATCAAGCTGACCGGCGGCAAGATCAACGTTACCGCGCCAAGCGCCGATGGCGAGACCTACAAGGGCATTGCCTTCTACCAGGATCGCCGCGCGACCGACGGCAGCAATGCCAACTTCCAGAACCGCGTGACCGGCAACGACGGGTCGATGGTGACCGGCGCGATCTACACGCCGAACCGCTTCCTCCTCTATAACGGTGCGTCGAGCGTGACCTCGGGACCGGCCTGCGTGCAGATCATCGGCAAGCGCGTCGAGTTCAGCGGCAACAGCAAGATCAAGTTGAGCAGCGAATGCACCGGGTCGGGCCTGAACCCGATCGGCAGCAATGCCGTGAAGGTGAGGCTGGTCGCATGA
- a CDS encoding toxic anion resistance protein: MATTASETTTATKLKLEAPDVLQPVMPQEAAGLVPLKDAERTQLETKVDTFVDELVALDSNSPEFGKKVDQLTAMGRKEISEAAGASNRFLDRPVKAIDSDTGIGADLTQLRTTVEELDPKRNGALSPGRKLFGLIPFGKSVKGYFRQYQSAQSHISAILARLQSGKDELLMDNAAIDTERSNLWKTMHKLEQMIHISKALDAKLEEKAAELDATEPAKAKAIRETALFYTRQRTTDLLTQMAVTVQGYLALDIVKKNNVELVKGVDRASTTTVAALRTAVTVAQALTNQKLVLEQVGALNTTTANMIDSTGTLLKTQSAAIHEQAASSTIPLETLQRAFQNIYDTMDSIDSFKLKALENMKQTVNTLGNEVEKSRGYIARAEGANQAKLEAAPAFTPLDVK; the protein is encoded by the coding sequence ATGGCGACCACTGCATCCGAGACGACGACCGCGACCAAGCTCAAGCTTGAGGCACCCGACGTGCTGCAGCCGGTCATGCCGCAGGAGGCCGCCGGGCTCGTGCCGCTGAAGGACGCCGAGCGTACCCAGCTCGAAACCAAGGTCGATACCTTCGTCGACGAGCTTGTGGCGCTCGACAGCAACAGCCCCGAATTCGGCAAGAAGGTCGACCAGCTCACCGCCATGGGCCGCAAGGAGATTTCCGAGGCCGCCGGCGCGTCGAACCGTTTTCTCGACCGTCCGGTCAAGGCGATCGACAGCGACACCGGCATCGGCGCCGACCTCACCCAGCTGCGCACCACGGTCGAGGAGCTCGATCCCAAGCGCAACGGCGCGCTCTCGCCGGGCCGCAAGCTGTTCGGGCTCATCCCCTTCGGCAAGTCGGTGAAGGGCTACTTCCGCCAGTATCAGAGCGCGCAGAGCCACATCAGCGCGATCCTCGCCCGCCTGCAGAGCGGCAAGGACGAGCTGCTGATGGACAATGCAGCGATCGACACCGAGCGGTCGAACCTGTGGAAGACGATGCACAAGCTCGAGCAGATGATCCACATCTCGAAGGCGCTCGACGCCAAGCTCGAGGAGAAGGCCGCCGAACTCGACGCGACCGAGCCGGCCAAGGCCAAGGCGATCCGCGAGACCGCGCTCTTCTACACCCGCCAGCGCACCACCGACCTCCTCACCCAGATGGCGGTCACCGTGCAGGGCTATCTCGCGCTCGACATCGTCAAGAAGAACAACGTCGAGCTGGTGAAGGGTGTCGACCGCGCCTCGACCACCACGGTCGCGGCGCTCCGCACCGCCGTCACGGTCGCGCAGGCGCTGACCAACCAGAAGCTCGTGCTCGAGCAGGTCGGCGCACTCAACACCACCACCGCCAACATGATCGATTCGACCGGCACCCTCTTGAAGACGCAGTCGGCCGCGATCCACGAGCAGGCGGCGAGCTCGACGATTCCCCTCGAGACGCTGCAGCGCGCCTTCCAGAACATCTATGACACGATGGACTCGATCGACAGCTTCAAATTGAAGGCGCTCGAGAACATGAAGCAGACGGTCAATACGCTCGGGAACGAGGTCGAGAAGAGCCGCGGCTACATCGCTCGCGCCGAGGGTGCCAACCAGGCCAAGCTCGAGGCGGCGCCGGCCTTTACCCCGCTCGACGTGAAGTGA
- a CDS encoding aldo/keto reductase family protein, with protein MRTRQLGSSDLHVSEISLGSWLTYGVGVEAEAARRCLDAAFDAGINFIDTANVYGGGAAESFLGEALADRPRDSYVLATKLFFPMSDTDKGLSRAQVLKQIDASLSRLKTTHVDLYQCHRYDFDTPLEETMEALTEVVRAGKARYIGFSEWPADRIKAAIEMAGVEKFVSSQPQYSLLHRDPEDEVIPLCAANGISQIVWSPLGQGVLTGKYKPGEAPPEGSRAKSDEMGGYIKGLMTPAILQAVQDLKPLAEEAGLSLTQFALAWVLREPNVASAIIGASRPEQVHENAAASDAKVDPELFARAEKIVGEARAK; from the coding sequence ATGCGCACCCGTCAGCTCGGCAGCAGCGACCTCCACGTTTCCGAAATCTCGCTCGGCTCGTGGCTGACCTACGGGGTCGGGGTCGAGGCGGAGGCCGCGCGGCGCTGCCTCGACGCGGCCTTCGACGCGGGGATCAACTTCATCGACACCGCCAACGTCTATGGCGGCGGCGCGGCGGAAAGCTTCCTCGGCGAGGCGCTCGCCGACCGGCCACGTGACAGCTATGTGCTTGCGACCAAGCTGTTCTTCCCGATGTCCGACACCGACAAGGGGCTGTCGCGGGCGCAGGTGCTGAAGCAGATCGACGCGTCGCTGAGCCGCCTCAAGACGACCCACGTCGACCTCTACCAATGCCACCGCTACGACTTCGACACGCCGCTCGAAGAGACGATGGAGGCGCTGACCGAGGTCGTCCGGGCGGGCAAGGCACGCTACATCGGCTTTTCCGAATGGCCGGCCGACCGGATCAAGGCGGCGATCGAGATGGCGGGGGTCGAGAAGTTCGTCTCGAGCCAGCCGCAATATTCGCTGCTTCACCGCGATCCCGAGGACGAGGTCATCCCGCTGTGCGCCGCGAACGGGATCAGCCAGATCGTCTGGTCGCCGCTCGGCCAGGGCGTGCTGACCGGCAAGTACAAGCCGGGCGAGGCGCCGCCGGAAGGCAGCCGCGCCAAGAGCGACGAGATGGGCGGCTACATCAAGGGACTGATGACGCCGGCGATCCTGCAGGCGGTGCAGGACCTCAAGCCGCTCGCCGAGGAGGCGGGGCTCAGCCTGACCCAGTTCGCGCTCGCCTGGGTGCTGCGCGAGCCCAATGTCGCCTCGGCGATCATCGGGGCGAGCCGGCCCGAGCAGGTCCATGAAAATGCCGCGGCGTCGGACGCCAAGGTCGATCCCGAATTATTTGCGCGGGCCGAGAAGATCGTCGGCGAGGCGCGGGCGAAATAG
- a CDS encoding CaiB/BaiF CoA-transferase family protein: MKPLEGIRVLDLSRVLAGPWCTQLLADLGADVIKIERPGVGDDTRHWGPPWSGDGDSRVAAYFLACNRGKRSAAIDLARDEGAAQVRAIADKSDIVVENFKVGALRRYGLDSATLRARNPRLVYASITGFGQDGPRSGQAGYDFMIQGQAGLMSITGLPDEVENGGPLRAGVAIVDLFTGMYTASAILAALVRRGTTGEGAVIDSALFDCGLAMLANQASNYLVSGHSPGRQGNSHPNLVPYQPFVCADKALIIAVGNDRQFAALASLLGHPEWASDPAFATNAARIANRADLVARIEAITRTRPAAYWFEACERAGIPAGPINSIAQALDDPQATHRAMLREMDGMRLLGGPVRLDGERMDSTRPPPRLGQHTAEILAELGAS, encoded by the coding sequence ATGAAGCCGCTCGAAGGCATCCGCGTCCTCGATCTCAGCCGCGTGCTGGCCGGACCCTGGTGCACCCAGCTCCTTGCCGACCTCGGCGCCGACGTCATCAAGATCGAGCGTCCGGGGGTCGGCGACGACACCCGCCACTGGGGCCCGCCGTGGTCGGGTGACGGCGACAGCCGCGTCGCCGCCTATTTCCTCGCCTGCAATCGCGGCAAGCGCAGCGCCGCGATCGATCTCGCCCGCGACGAGGGGGCGGCACAGGTCCGCGCGATCGCCGACAAGAGCGACATCGTGGTCGAGAACTTCAAGGTGGGCGCACTCCGCCGCTACGGCCTCGACTCCGCGACCCTTCGCGCCCGCAACCCTCGGCTGGTCTACGCCTCGATCACCGGCTTCGGCCAGGACGGCCCGCGCTCGGGGCAGGCGGGCTACGACTTCATGATCCAGGGGCAGGCCGGCCTGATGAGCATCACCGGCCTTCCCGACGAGGTCGAGAATGGCGGCCCGCTGCGCGCCGGCGTCGCGATCGTCGATCTCTTCACCGGCATGTATACCGCCAGCGCCATCCTCGCCGCGCTGGTCCGGCGGGGGACGACGGGGGAGGGGGCGGTGATCGACAGTGCCCTGTTCGATTGTGGCCTCGCGATGCTCGCCAACCAGGCATCCAACTATCTCGTCAGCGGCCACAGCCCCGGGCGACAGGGCAACAGCCACCCCAATCTCGTGCCCTATCAACCCTTCGTCTGCGCCGACAAAGCGCTGATCATCGCGGTCGGCAACGACCGTCAGTTCGCCGCGCTCGCCAGCCTGCTCGGGCATCCCGAGTGGGCGAGCGATCCCGCCTTCGCCACCAATGCCGCCCGGATCGCGAACCGCGCCGACCTCGTCGCGCGGATCGAGGCGATCACGCGGACCCGGCCGGCGGCGTACTGGTTCGAGGCATGCGAGCGGGCGGGGATTCCGGCCGGCCCGATCAACAGTATCGCGCAGGCGCTCGACGATCCTCAGGCGACCCACCGCGCGATGCTTCGCGAGATGGACGGCATGCGGCTTCTGGGTGGGCCCGTGCGGCTCGACGGGGAGCGGATGGACTCGACCCGCCCGCCGCCGCGGCTGGGCCAGCACACCGCCGAAATATTGGCGGAACTCGGCGCTTCCTGA
- a CDS encoding NAD(P)/FAD-dependent oxidoreductase: MPYDAIIIGAGHNGLVCSFYLARKGLKVALLEAQATVGGAAVTDEFLPGFRNSAASYTVSLLQPKVIRDLELERHGLQVVLRKTDNFLPGAEKGDYLLGGRGGLTRAEIVRHHAADGPAYDRYMAELETVVPLLQKWLLKAPPEAGAGLAGLPNILRLGRDLVGLSTDEIRIVHDYATKSAGDILDRHFTGDFAKALFGFDGVVGNFASPYTPGTAYVLLHHLFGEAAGVPGAWGHAIGGMGAITQAMAKAAREVGVDIVLNAPVEEVIVENGRAVGVVAQGKAWRAPQIVAGVNPRLLFDKLVPEGAVFEPVHRHMTHWSCESATFRMNVALSELPSFTALPGKGDHLTGGIIIAPSLDYMDRAFVEAKREGWSRHPIIELLIPSTLDKSLAPKGKHVASLFCQHFRYQLPGGRSWDKARDKVADHIIATVDSYAPGFAASVIGRQIHSPLDLERRFGLVGGDIFHGKMGLDQLFSARPMIGAADYRMPLPGLYLCGSGAHPGGGVTGAPGHNAARAVLADRRPWKRRA; this comes from the coding sequence GTGCCCTACGACGCGATCATCATCGGCGCCGGCCATAACGGTCTGGTCTGCAGCTTCTACCTCGCCAGGAAAGGCCTCAAGGTCGCGCTTCTCGAGGCGCAGGCCACAGTCGGCGGCGCCGCTGTCACCGACGAATTCCTGCCCGGCTTCCGCAACAGCGCGGCGAGCTACACCGTCTCGCTCCTCCAGCCCAAGGTCATCCGCGACCTCGAGCTCGAGCGGCACGGCCTGCAGGTCGTCCTGCGCAAGACCGACAACTTTCTCCCCGGTGCGGAGAAGGGCGACTATCTTCTCGGCGGGCGCGGCGGGCTGACCCGCGCCGAGATCGTCCGCCATCACGCCGCCGACGGCCCCGCCTACGACCGCTACATGGCCGAGCTCGAAACGGTCGTCCCGCTCCTCCAGAAGTGGTTGCTGAAAGCTCCGCCCGAAGCCGGCGCAGGACTTGCCGGCCTTCCCAACATCCTCCGCCTCGGCCGCGATCTCGTCGGCCTCTCCACCGACGAGATCCGCATCGTCCACGACTATGCGACCAAGTCGGCGGGCGACATCCTCGACCGTCATTTCACCGGCGATTTCGCCAAGGCTCTGTTCGGCTTCGACGGCGTCGTCGGCAATTTCGCCTCACCCTACACACCGGGCACGGCCTACGTCCTGCTCCACCATCTGTTCGGGGAAGCGGCCGGCGTTCCCGGTGCCTGGGGACACGCCATCGGCGGGATGGGCGCGATCACCCAGGCGATGGCCAAGGCCGCGCGCGAGGTCGGGGTCGACATCGTCCTCAACGCACCCGTCGAGGAAGTCATCGTCGAGAATGGCAGGGCCGTCGGCGTCGTCGCGCAAGGCAAGGCGTGGCGCGCGCCCCAAATCGTCGCCGGCGTCAATCCGCGCCTCCTGTTCGACAAGCTCGTGCCCGAAGGCGCCGTCTTCGAACCCGTCCACCGCCACATGACGCACTGGTCGTGCGAAAGCGCGACCTTCCGAATGAATGTCGCGCTGTCCGAGCTGCCAAGCTTCACGGCGCTGCCGGGCAAGGGCGATCACCTCACCGGCGGGATCATCATCGCGCCCAGCCTCGACTACATGGATCGCGCCTTTGTCGAGGCCAAGCGCGAGGGCTGGTCGCGGCATCCGATCATCGAGCTCCTCATTCCCTCGACCCTCGACAAGTCGCTCGCGCCAAAGGGCAAGCATGTCGCCAGCCTCTTCTGCCAGCATTTCCGCTACCAGCTTCCGGGCGGGCGCAGCTGGGACAAGGCACGCGACAAGGTGGCCGACCACATCATCGCGACCGTCGACAGCTACGCGCCCGGCTTCGCGGCCAGCGTAATCGGTCGCCAGATTCATTCGCCGCTCGACTTGGAGCGCCGCTTCGGCCTCGTCGGCGGCGACATCTTCCACGGCAAGATGGGGCTCGACCAATTGTTCAGCGCGCGGCCGATGATCGGCGCCGCCGACTATCGCATGCCCTTGCCCGGCCTCTACCTTTGCGGGTCGGGCGCGCATCCCGGTGGCGGGGTCACCGGCGCCCCGGGCCATAATGCGGCCCGGGCCGTGCTTGCCGACCGCCGCCCGTGGAAGCGCCGCGCATGA